In Bdellovibrio sp. GT3, one genomic interval encodes:
- a CDS encoding SDR family NAD(P)-dependent oxidoreductase: MDNSLNLHQRVALIAGPMTSTLSSIVMNLTRMGADCVILDPDKTVGAPFINQINDAREISDKYGRAMTIQTELKTPEQIKDAVGKAATTFGGLDIFIDANMIQKPTPIRLDGGIDSVDEMLDRHLKLPLMITQAVLGYLKSRKKGRIIFMLNESPVAKIKEDVMAKAARTGLIGFAEALAKQTSEFNVTVNTLTVALTEEYILAHDPESKSIKEAMEKMKLIDPAVKITEADKIAQTVAFLVSPMGATMNGQTFSLS, translated from the coding sequence ATGGATAACAGCCTGAATTTACATCAAAGAGTGGCCTTGATTGCAGGGCCAATGACCTCCACGCTTTCCAGTATTGTGATGAATCTGACTCGCATGGGTGCGGATTGCGTGATTTTGGATCCTGATAAAACTGTCGGGGCTCCGTTTATCAATCAGATTAACGACGCTCGCGAAATCAGCGACAAATACGGTCGCGCAATGACGATTCAAACTGAACTAAAAACTCCAGAGCAAATCAAGGATGCTGTTGGCAAAGCGGCAACGACGTTTGGTGGATTGGATATTTTCATCGATGCGAACATGATTCAAAAGCCAACGCCGATTCGCTTGGATGGTGGCATTGATTCTGTGGACGAGATGCTGGATCGTCATTTGAAATTGCCGTTGATGATCACTCAGGCGGTACTTGGCTATCTTAAAAGCCGCAAAAAAGGCCGTATCATATTCATGCTGAATGAGTCTCCGGTTGCCAAGATCAAAGAAGACGTGATGGCCAAAGCGGCGCGCACGGGATTGATCGGTTTTGCTGAAGCACTGGCAAAACAAACTTCGGAATTCAATGTGACGGTGAATACTTTGACCGTGGCACTGACCGAGGAATACATCCTGGCTCATGATCCTGAATCAAAATCCATCAAAGAAGCGATGGAGAAAATGAAACTGATCGATCCGGCAGTTAAGATCACTGAGGCCGACAAGATCGCGCAAACAGTGGCGTTCCTGGTAAGCCCGATGGGTGCCACGATGAATGGTCAGACCTTCTCGTTGTCATAA
- a CDS encoding acyl-CoA thioesterase codes for MNLIFRLIYTMLISRFRSKVGALDECKTPYRCWPTDCDVLGHINNGVYFSMQDLARIDYMIRMGAAPKFSANGWYPVVVAERMRFKKSIKPFQKFQISTRLAHWDDKYTYIEHKFLVKGEPVAWGMIRARFLKKSGGLVSTEELLGALGIPLQKPEMPAHLKAWAEAEDRHIEAVLPVRS; via the coding sequence ATGAACTTAATTTTCCGTTTGATTTACACGATGCTGATCTCGCGCTTTCGCAGCAAGGTCGGCGCTCTTGATGAGTGTAAAACTCCCTATCGTTGCTGGCCTACGGACTGTGATGTTTTGGGTCATATCAATAATGGTGTTTATTTTTCGATGCAGGATCTGGCGCGAATTGATTATATGATTCGCATGGGTGCCGCACCCAAGTTTTCAGCCAACGGCTGGTATCCAGTGGTTGTAGCCGAGCGCATGCGTTTTAAAAAATCCATCAAGCCTTTTCAAAAGTTTCAAATCTCCACCAGACTTGCCCATTGGGATGATAAGTACACTTATATCGAGCACAAGTTTTTGGTTAAAGGTGAGCCTGTCGCTTGGGGAATGATTCGTGCGCGATTCTTAAAAAAATCCGGCGGCCTGGTTTCCACTGAAGAACTATTGGGAGCGCTAGGTATTCCGCTGCAAAAACCTGAAATGCCAGCGCACCTAAAAGCCTGGGCCGAAGCAGAGGACCGCCATATCGAAGCAGTCCTGCCAGTTAGATCTTAA
- a CDS encoding acetyl-CoA C-acetyltransferase → MEKIVFISGKRTPFGAFGGTLKDVSGTDLGVVAAKATLEAAKVSPDVIDHVVFGNVIQSAQDAIYLPRHIGLKAGVPIEVGALGVNRLCGSGFQSWVNAVQMIQTGEATAVLAGGVEQMSQIPYVARKVRFDGMRMGNFELEDMMNSALTDSYSGTPMAITAENLAVKYNITREMADKYSIQSQTRYKAAFDKGYFAQEIAPVTIETRKGTVVVDKDEHPKPDSTLEKLATMKPVFKKDGIVTAAGASGIVDGAVCSLLMSESKAKELGLKPMARIVSYASVGCEPSIMGIGPAGAARKALEKAGLKLEQMDLVEVNEAFAAQYLAVEKELGLDPAKTNVNGGAIAVGHPLGASGTRIMNHLVYELHRRNAKYALGSACIGGGQGIAIIIERI, encoded by the coding sequence ATGGAAAAAATCGTATTTATCTCTGGAAAAAGAACTCCCTTTGGCGCCTTTGGCGGAACTCTTAAAGATGTATCAGGAACTGACCTTGGTGTCGTCGCTGCAAAAGCAACACTAGAGGCTGCAAAAGTATCTCCTGATGTAATTGATCACGTTGTTTTCGGCAACGTCATCCAATCAGCTCAAGATGCAATTTATCTTCCTCGCCACATCGGTTTGAAAGCCGGAGTGCCAATTGAAGTTGGTGCGTTGGGTGTGAATCGTTTGTGCGGAAGCGGCTTTCAATCTTGGGTGAATGCTGTGCAAATGATTCAAACTGGCGAAGCCACGGCTGTTCTTGCTGGTGGTGTTGAGCAGATGTCACAAATTCCTTACGTTGCCAGAAAAGTTCGCTTCGATGGTATGCGCATGGGGAACTTCGAACTTGAAGACATGATGAACTCAGCATTGACGGATTCATACTCTGGAACTCCGATGGCAATCACGGCTGAAAACTTGGCAGTGAAATACAACATCACTCGGGAAATGGCTGATAAGTATTCCATTCAATCACAAACTCGCTACAAAGCGGCGTTCGATAAAGGATACTTCGCGCAGGAAATCGCGCCGGTAACCATTGAAACTCGCAAGGGCACAGTTGTTGTGGATAAAGACGAACATCCAAAACCAGATTCCACTTTGGAAAAGCTGGCGACGATGAAACCGGTTTTCAAAAAAGATGGTATCGTCACGGCAGCTGGGGCTTCCGGTATCGTGGACGGTGCGGTTTGCTCGCTTTTGATGAGCGAATCCAAGGCCAAAGAGTTGGGTCTTAAGCCGATGGCTCGTATCGTAAGTTATGCCTCTGTGGGTTGTGAACCAAGCATCATGGGTATCGGTCCTGCGGGCGCGGCTCGCAAAGCGCTTGAAAAAGCAGGTCTTAAACTTGAACAAATGGATTTGGTGGAAGTGAACGAAGCTTTCGCCGCTCAATATCTGGCTGTTGAAAAAGAGCTGGGACTTGATCCGGCAAAAACCAATGTCAACGGTGGCGCGATCGCAGTAGGACATCCCTTGGGTGCCTCCGGCACTCGAATCATGAATCACTTGGTCTACGAACTTCACCGTCGTAACGCCAAATACGCGTTGGGCTCTGCCTGCATCGGCGGCGGCCAAGGTATCGCAATTATTATTGAACGTATCTAA